The following are encoded together in the Conger conger chromosome 11, fConCon1.1, whole genome shotgun sequence genome:
- the qng1 gene encoding queuosine salvage protein, translated as MEEPLSPRESGRWVAERSRDVFIEEEGVRRAAEMLYGLRASEVFTPQGWKKMNPLAPTFDSDLHINWVFVVDTMNFSFWPDREDQQCTVTHRGSTYSGYMALCAAVTRAMDEGVPITDAAYMASVSLEALGRVLRSDTATPMPMLEERRRALNEGGALLLRYGGSLRRFLAAGDARDAPSLIRRIVDNLPSYRDEAQHEGKKIAFYKRAQILLADFWGIMEARGEGSIPDLDYLTMFADYRVPQALVYLGVLRYSDSLMSTLKEGALLPSGDRREVEIRGCSIWCVERIKTELWKLVEQRDGQRSHINSALIDFYLWPYAKEHSKEMAHIPIHHTRCIYY; from the exons ATGGAAGAGCCGCTGTCCCCGCGTGAGTCAGGCCGGTGGGTGGCCGAGCGCAGCCGCGATGTGTTTATCGAGGAGGAGGGCGTGCGCCGGGCGGCGGAGATGCTGTACGGACTGAGGGCCAGCGAGGTGTTCACGCCGCAGGGCTGGAAGAAGATGAACCCTCTGGCTCCCACCTTCGACTCTGACCTCCACATCAACTGGGTCTTTGTGGTCGACACCATGAACTTCTCATTCTGGCCCGACCGTGAGGACCAGCAGTGCACGGTCACGCACCGCGGCTCCACCTACAGCGGCTACATGGCACTCTGTGCCGCTGTTACCAGGGCGATGGATGAGG GCGTGCCCATCACAGACGCGGCGTACATGGCCAGCGTGAGCCTGGAGGCCCTGGGGCGGGTCCTGCGCTCGGACACGGCCACGCCCATGCCCATGCTGGAGGAGCGGCGTCGCGCGCTGAACGAGGGCGGGGCCCTGCTGCTGCGCTACGGCGGCTCCCTGCGCCGCTTCCTCGCCGCCGGCGACGCCCGCGACGCCCCCAGCCTCATCCGCCGCATCGTGGACAACCTGCCCTCCTACCGCGACGAGGCCCAGCACGAG GGAAAGAAGATAGCCTTTTATAAGAGAGCCCAGATTCTGCTGGCTGATTTCTGGGGAATCATGGAAGCCAGAGGGGAAGGCAGCATTCCTGACCTGGACTACCTGACCATGTTTGCCGATTACAGGGTACCCCAGGCCCTGGTGTACCTGGGAGTACTGCGATACTCCGACTCTCTCATGAGTACACTGAAAGAAG gagccctgcttccctcaggAGACCGCAGGGAGGTGGAGATTCGGGGCTGCTCCATCTGGTGTGTGGAGAGGATAAAGACGGAGCTGTGGAAGCTGGTGGAGCAGAGAGACGGACAGCGCAGCCACATTAACTCCGCCCTCATCGACTTCTACCTGTGGCCCTATGCCAAGGAGCACAGCAAGGAGATGGCTCATATACCCATACACCACACACGCTGTATATACTACTGA
- the LOC133140535 gene encoding kinesin-like protein KIF27 yields MAESRVKVAVRVRPLLPREALREPLVCVQTSPAHPGQVVVGNQRAFAFDFAFGPSARQEDVYAACVQPLVTSLLEGYNATVFAYGQTGSGKTYTISGGPVVSTSGGQSGIIPRAVEEIFRRLAQMPDTSYTVRASYVEVYREELRDLLELETSSKVMHIREDKHGNTVLIGAREQEVESGEEFLTLLEAGNAARRTGANQLNEHSSRSHALLTVAVTQRRSDPALSVASKFHLVDLAGSERLTSGPASPRHLQESVQINNGLLALGNVIRALSSPRRRSHVPYRDAKITRLLRDSLGGNARTLMVACVSPAAACLQESLSSLLFASRARDVHNRPTLNLAELGAELRAAREGPAGPRGQPARLQALQEQLAQESRRGLRYRALAQDAARLLLEGRGSAPGPAHDLRVQEWLEMQEELENDGPAHNGDGLGAEFQYSNVLQLRRELNRCQEALATDERLFSEREQQVKELQEQVSRLQEQCEALLAALQDERNRNRLQGEQLVEQQLVAERLRDLLSSSTSPSTRRPYSVPLIAPLSRESPNHGGARKVHTSPPAYSLERVMACFRTRSQLLKAQIQEEDEVLLQGYEEEEQQGAKEEDDQSRTFRRSLNLTWTRRSSLAPTHGGRDRRLRPSLQTRATSQSGEEAESGCGDSFRGGADSAEVCSPGPGPVNSLQLLSHARQSHARQSVSETGLKERLIEDLRKTDRNGLQEQDGRLQLEEQRRWLEQEEERVLQQRRGLEELREELQRREELLARREALSQERSQIHLKKLRSSQVLERDLLSVSTRLSLMDKELQQGGAAVERLREEREQLCRRRDVLDDRLKDGSVLSPQEEHTLFQVEEAIEVLDAVVEYKDLSIHSRQQASVPPPSDGDMMDRLSALPPPHIKVLLLNYFNKVVTLREEERMLRLQCEEQQLQLQEQVGVAGELEAALQRLTVATDRRLTQQQTEHQQSLQRLLQQLSEARGEVVEQNVRRSEGRVQELEKELFFYKSSSRQLRRKLREINPAFSIEAPPSRGSGHESAESSLCDTPAHSTQLEEAPPSSAQGRKRLAEESGRRRGGGRAEAEPMRLPHSPRLQVRHSTLLSFQEDSIEVSHHQGQ; encoded by the exons ATGGCGGAGTCCAGAGTGAAGGTGGCGGTGCGCGTTCGGCCGCTGCTCCCCCGCGAGGCCCTGCGTGAGCCGCTGGTGTGCGTGCAGACCTCGCCCGCGCACCCCGGCCAGGTCGTCGTGGGGAACCAGCGCGCCTTCGCCTTCGACTTCGCCTTCGGGCCCTCGGCCCGGCAGGAGGACGTGTACGCCGCCTGCGTGCAGCCGCTGGTCACGTCTCTGCTGGAGGGGTACAACGCCACGGTGTTCGCTTACGGACAGACCGGCTCCGGCAAGACCTACACTATCAGCGGGGGACCTGTGG TGTCCACGTCGGGGGGGCAGAGCGGGATCATCCCCCGGGCCGTGGAGGAGATCTTCCGGCGGCTGGCCCAAATGCCTGACACCTCCTACACGGTGCGGGCCTCCTATGTGGAGGTGTACAGGGAGGAGCTGAGGGACCTGCTGGAGCTGGAGACCTCCTCCAAAGTCATGCACATCCGAGAGGACAAGCACGGGAACACAG TTCTGATTGGCGCGCGGGAGCAGGAGGTGGAGTCGGGGGAGGAGTTCCTGACGCTGCTGGAGGCGGGGAACGCGGCACGCCGCACGGGGGCCAATCAGCTGAACGAGCACTCCAGCCGCTCCCACGCCCTGCTGACCGTCGCCGTGACGCAGCGCCGCTCCGACCCCGCCCTCTCCGTGGCCTCCAAGTTCCACCTGGTGGACCTGGCGGGCTCCGAGCGGCTCACCTCCGGCCCGGCCTCGCCGCGCCACCTCCAGGAGTCCGTGCAGATCAACAACGGCCTCCTGGCGCTGGGCAACGTGATCCGCGCGCTCTCCAGCCCCCGCCGGCGCTCCCACGTGCCGTACCGCGACGCCAAGATCACCCGGCTGCTGCGCGACTCGCTGGGCGGGAACGCGCGCACGCTCATGGTGGCCTGCGTCAGCCCGGCGGCCGCCTGCCTGCAGGAGTCCCTCAGCTCGCTGCTGTTCGCCAGCCGCGCCCGGGACGTCCACAACCGGCCCACGCTCAACCTGGCCGAGCTGGGGGCCGAGCTGCGCGCCGCGCGCGagggcccggccgggccccggggccagCCGGCCCGCCTCCAGGccctgcaggagcagctggCCCAGGAGAGCAGGCGGGGTCTGAGGTACCGCGCGCTGGCGCAGGACGCCGCCCGTCTGCTGCTGGAGGGGCGGGGCTccgcccctggccccgcccacgaCCTCCGTGTGCAGGAGTGGTTGGAgatgcaggaggagctggagaacgACGGCCCCGCCCACAACGGGGACGGCTTGGGGGCGGAGTTCCAGTACAGCAACGTCCTGCAGCTGCGCAGAGAGCTGAACCGgtgccag GAAGCCCTGGCCACTGATGAGCGGCTtttctcagagagagagcagcaggtgaaggagctgcaggagcaggTGAGCAGGCTGCAGGAGCAGTGTGAGGCCCTCCTGGCAGCCCTGCAGGATGAGCGCAACCGGAATCGCCTGCAG GGTGAGCAGCTGGTGGAGCAGCAGCTGGTGGCTGAGCGTCTGCGggacctcctctcctcctccacctctccctccacccGCCGGCCCTACAGCGTCCCCCTGATTGCACCCCTGTCCCGAGAGTCCCCCAACCACGGCGGTGCCAGGAAG GTGCACACCAGCCCTCCTGCGTACTCTCTGGAGCGAGTGATGGCCTGCTTCCGGACGCGCAGTCAGCTGCTGAAGGCTCAGATCCAGGAGGAGGACGAGGTGCTGCTTCAGGGCtacgaggaagaggagcagcagggtgCTAAGGAAGAGGATGACCAGAGCAGGACCTTTAG gcgCTCCCTCAACCTCACCTGGACACGCAGATCCTCACTCGCGCCCACCCATGGAGGAAGGGACCGGAGGCTCCGGCCAAGCCTCCAAACACGGGCCACATCCCAGTCGG GTGAGGAGGCAGAGTCTGGCTGTGGGGACAGCTTCAGGGGCGGGGCAGACTCTGCGGAGGTGTGCTCCCCGGGACCCGGTCCGGTGAACAGCCTGCAGCTGCTGAGCCACGCCCGGCAGAGCCACGCCCGGCAGAGCGTCTCAGAGACGGGCCTGAAGGAGAGGCTGATCGAGGACCTGCGCAAGACAG ACAGAAACGGCCTGCAGGAGCAGGATGGCCGACTGCAG ctggaggagcagcGGCGGTggctggagcaggaggaggagcgcgTGCTGCAGCAGAGGCGTGGCCTGGAGGAGCTGAGGGAGGAGCTTCAGCGGCGGGAGGAGCTGCTGGCGCGTAGAGAGGCGCTGTCTCAGGAGAGGAGTCAGATACACCTGAAGAAGCTCCGCTCCAGCcag GTGTTGGAGCGGGACCTCCTCAGCGTGTCCACGCGGCTCAGCCTGATGGATAAGGAGCTGCAGCAGGGCGGGGCGGCGGTGGAGCGCCTgcgtgaggagagagagcagctctgcAGGAGGCGGGACGTCCTGGACGACAGGCTGAAGGACGGCAGCGTGCTCAGCCCTCAG GAGGAGCACACCCTGTTCCAGGTGGAGGAGGCCATCGAGGTGCTGGACGCGGTGGTGGAGTATAAGGACCTCTCCATCCACAGCCGGCAGCAGGCGTCAGTCCCGCCCCCCAGTGACGGAGACATGATGGACAGGCTCAgtgccctgccccccccacacatcaAAGTGCTGCTGCTCAACTACTTCAACAAG gtggtgACCCTGCGTGAGGAGGAGCGGATGCTGCGTTTGCAGTGTGaggagcagcagctgcagctgcaggagcagGTGGGCGTGGCCGGGGAGCTGGAGGCTGCTCTACAGCGCCTCACGGTGGCCACAGACCGCCGGCTCACACAGCAGCAGACGGAGCATCAGCAGAGCCTGCAGCGGCTCCTGCAACAGCTCtcag AGGCCCGAGGTGAGGTGGTGGAGCAGAACGTGAGGCGGAGTGAGGGGCGggtgcaggagctggagaaggagctgTTCTTCTACAAAAGCTCCAGCCGGCAGCTGAGGAGGAAACTGCGGGAGATTAACCCCGCCTTCAGCATTGAGGCCCCGCCCAGCAGGGGGAGTGGCCACGAGAGCGCAGAGAGCTCACTGTGTGACACCCcggcccacagcacacagctggagGAGGCTCCGCCCAGCAGCGCCCAGGGCAGGAAGCGATTGGCTGAGGAGTCCGGGAGGAGGCGGGGTGGCGGGAGGGCAGAGGCAGAGCCAATGAGGCTGCCTCACTCCCCCAGGCTGCAGGTGCGtcactccaccctcctctccttccaGGAGGACTCCATAGAAGTGTCTCACCACCAGGGCCAATGA
- the hnrnpk gene encoding heterogeneous nuclear ribonucleoprotein K produces the protein MEAEIEQQEEETTFSNTETNGKRPAEDMDDEQDFKRSRNTEDMQELRILLQSKNAGAVIGKAGKNIKALRSDYNASVSVPDSSGPERILSVSADIDTIGEILLKIIPTLEEYQHYSGLDFDCELRILIHQSLAGSIIGVKGAKIKELRENTQTSIKLFQECCPHSTDRVVLVGGKPERVVECIKVMLELIAEAPVKGRAQSYDPNFYDETYDYGGFTMMYEERARRPMGFPMRGRGGFERMPPGRGGRPMPPSRRDYEDMSPRRGPPPPPPGRGARGGSRARNLPLPPPPSSRGGDDQYSYETYHGSADERPNTDRRGRPGDRYDNMGGGGYDSSSSWEPYQSGGRGSYGDMGGPVITTQVTIPKDLAGSIIGKGGQRIKQIRHESGASIKIDEPLEGSEDRIITITGTQDQIQNAQYLLQNSVKQYSGRFF, from the exons ATGGAGGCTGAAATCGAACAGCAAGAAGAGGAGACTACTTTCAGCAACACAGAAACCAACG gtaagCGCCCAGCGGAGGATATGGATGACGAGCAGGACTTTAAGAGGTCCCGAAACACCGAGGACATGCAGGAGCTGAGGATCCTGCTGCAGAGCAAG aatgCGGGGGCTGTGATTGGGAAAGCGGGGAAGAACATCAAAGCGCTACGCTCTGAC TACAATGCCAGTGTGTCAGTCCCAGACAGCAGTGGCCCAGAGCG TATCCTGAGTGTGAGCGCTGACATCGACACCATCGGAGAGATCCTGCTGAAGATCATCCCCACgctggaggag TACCAGCACTACAGTGGACTTGACTTTGACTGCGAGCTGCGCATTCTCATACACCAAAGTCTGGCTGGAAGCATCATCGGCGTCAAAGGAGCCAAAATCAAGGAGTTGAGAGAG AACACCCAGACCAGCATCAAGCTGTTTCAGGAGTGCTGTCCCCACTCTACGGACCGCGTGGTCCTGGTCGGAGGGAAACCGGAACGCGTGGTCGAGTGCATCAAAGTCATGCTGGAGCTGATTGCGGAG gcccctgTGAAAGGCCGCGCCCAGTCCTACGACCCAAACTTCTACGACGAGACGTATGACTACGGCGGCTTCACCATGATGTACGAGGAGCGGGCACGGAGGCCCATGGGCTTCCCCATGCGCGGGCGCGGTGGGTTTGAGCGCATGCCCCCCGGCCGCGGGGGGCGCCCCATGCCCCCCTCCCGACGCGACTACGAGGACATGAGCCCCCGCCGcggaccccccccacccccgcccggCAGGGGGGCCCGGGGCGGCAGCAGGGCCCGaaacctgcccctgccccctcccccgtcTTCTAGAGGAGG AGATGACCAGTATTCCTACGAGACGTATCACGGCAGTGCTGACGAAAGGCCAAA cactGACCGTAGAGGGAGGCCTGGTGATCGTTATGACAACATG GGTGGAGGAGGGTATG ACAGCAGCTCGTCCTGGGAGCCGTATCAGTCGG ggggGCGCGGTTCCTATGGCGATATGGGGGGCCCCGTTATCACCACGCAAGTGACCATCCCCAAGGAC CTGGCCGGGTCCATCATCGGCAAAGGCGGTCAGCGCATCAAGCAGATCCGCCACGAGTCCGGAGCGTCGATCAAGATCGACGAGCCGCTGGAGGGGTCTGAGGATCgcatcatcaccatcactggCACTCAGGACCAGATACAGAACGCTCAGTACCTATTACAGAATAG TGTGAAGCAGTACTCTGGTCGCTTCTTCTAA
- the rmi1 gene encoding recQ-mediated genome instability protein 1 has product MSDPELVRRAQEWLSSTRHVQVPRNWLEACSDWLAREAGGAPVSQTRLNQQALEQWLHTDLRVLAHPVLPPLGRALKTELSGSFCVQMDSALDVSRPAYAQLRQRRGTDCANEGVSAATQASLRPWEAAPTRVLVLRLTDGVQDLEAMEYQPVPGLNADLPPGTKLLLHGRLECRLRVLLLTPANVRVLGGAVEELQEVLSQNGVLARVLGLPQEERRPAPRDEGASDEELLASLEAAADSGYGSREGRPPAPQRAVAPGDLDEDFDDLPLDELDSVIFLEDSDPVVVEEEEEPGPMEVEPRINGAGHGPAEVEPDAWEVEPDPMEVGPRRREVQSGPVAVVLRANGVGPAPVEVEPRTRKLGPGPVAVGPGTKGVGPGPLEAEPETGACRSGVGPPLGSACVSGGSRDSGVDRVCAVKPQSRAGEETQEAASPQGASEGGAGTVSVATDSVTPPFTYLCVLARGGARQARLKAFIITLQGSLRSSSGAWQVSATISDGTGYLDVRLSDRVLAGFIGFSVAESRLLRKDPERQHRVQEGLQRCQRALVDMCCLMTLQYDPAAQTGTVLSADPVTAQTCRELEDRVRGPNRR; this is encoded by the coding sequence ATGAGTGACCCAGAGTTGGTACGGAGGGCTCAGGAGTGGCTGAGCTCCACGCGGCACGTGCAGGTGCCCCGTAACTGGCTGGAGGCGTGCTCGGACTGGCTGGCGCGCGAGGCCGGCGGCGCCCCCGTCTCCCAGACCCGCCTCAACCAGCAGGCGCTGGAGCAGTGGCTGCACACGGACCTGCGGGTGCTGGCCCACCCCGTCCTCCCGCCCCTGGGCCGCGCCCTGAAGACGGAGCTGAGCGGCAGCTTCTGCGTGCAGATGGACTCGGCGCTGGACGTGAGCCGGCCGGCCTACGCGCAGCTCCGGCAGCGCCGCGGGACCGACTGCGCCAACGAGGGCGTCTCGGCCGCCACGCAGGCCTCGCTGCGGCCCTGGGAGGCGGCGCCCACGCGCGTGCTGGTGCTGCGGCTGACCGACGGCGTGCAGGACCTGGAGGCCATGGAGTACCAGCCGGTGCCGGGCCTGAACGCCGACCTCCCGCCCGGCACCAAGCTCCTCCTGCACGGGAGGCTGGAGTGCAGGCTGCGGGTGCTGCTGCTGACCCCGGCCAACGTGCGCGTGCTGGGGGGCGCggtggaggagctgcaggaggtcCTGTCCCAGAACGGGGTGCTCGCCCGGGTCCTGGGGCTCCCGCAGGAGGAGCGGCGGCCGGCCCCCAGGGACGAGGGCGCGTCGGACGAGGAGCTGCTGGCCAGCCTGGAGGCGGCGGCGGACAGCGGGTACGGGAGCAGGGAGGGgcggccccccgccccccagcgcGCGGTCGCCCCTGGCGATTTGGACGAAGACTTCGACGACCTTCCGCTGGACGAGCTGGACAGCGTCATCTTCCTGGAGGATTCTGACCccgtggtggtggaggaggaggaggagcctggGCCCATGGAGGTGGAGCCTAGAATAAATGGGGCGGGGCATGGACCAGCAGAGGTGGAGCCTGATGCATGGGAGGTGGAGCCTGACCCGATGGAGGTTGGGCCAAGAAGAAGGGAGGTACAGTCTGGGCCAGTGGCGGTGGTGCTGAGAGCAAATGGAGTGGGGCCTGCACCAGTGGAGGTGGAGCCAAGAACAAGGAAGTTGGGGCCTGGGCCAGTGGCGGTGGGGCCTGGAACAAAAGGGGTGGGACCTGGACCTCTGGAGGCGGAGCCTGAAACGGGGGCGTGTCGGTCTGGGGTGGGGCCTCCCCTGGGCAGTGCGTGTGTTAGTGGGGGGAGCAGAGATTCGGGAGtcgacagggtgtgtgcagttaaaccccagagcagggcaggggagGAGACGCAGGAGGCCGCGTCCCCCCAGGGGGCCTCGGAGGGCGGGGCCGGCACGGTTTCCGTGGCGACGGACTCCGTCACTCCCCCCTTCACCTACCTGTGCGTGCTGGCGCGGGGCGGGGCCAGGCAGGCGCGGCTGAAGGCCTTCATCATCACCCTGCAGGGCAGCTTGCGGAGCAGCTCGGGGGCCTGGCAGGTGAGCGCCACCATCTCAGACGGCACGGGGTACCTGGACGTGCGGCTGTCGGACCGCGTGCTGGCCGGCTTCATCGGGTTCTCGGTGGCGGAGTCGCGCCTGCTGCGGAAGGATCCGGAGCGGCAGCACCGCGTGCAGGAGGGGCTGCAGCGCTGCCAGCGGGCGCTGGTGGACATGTGCTGCCTGATGACCCTGCAGTACGACCCCGCCGCGCAGACCGGGACGGTGCTGAGCGCGGACCCGGTCACAGCCCAAACCTGCAGGGAGCTGGAGGACCGCGTGCGCGGCCCAAACCGCCGCTAA